In Candidatus Hinthialibacter antarcticus, the DNA window ACGGCGCTGAAAGCGCCAGGGGGATTTCAAAACAGCACAAATAAAGCGATACATTCAAACAATATTTCAAGGGCTGGCTTCATTTTATTCAGCCTTGCCCTTGCCACCCCTTAAGTCAATGACATTGGCACTGAAGCGAGCAGAGTTGTACCCATGCCACATGCAGAAAAATCTCAATTCAATTTATGAGAAAGCATCCAATTTACGAAAGAACATCAATTTTTGATATAAATTGGCGCTGGCGCCAGCGATAACATATTCATTAAGTGTTTTATTGTGAACTCATTAATATGCAACGCCGACTTTATACTGGTGCGCGGCTCTGATACCGTTGGAAGTCGGCTTACAACAAAACTTACAGAAAAACCTCAGGGGCGCAAATGAACTTAAATCATCTCATGCGGGGCATTATTTTACTTACGCTATTCATCACATTCCCTGGCTCCACCCGGGCCGCAGAATTTTTCATCTCACTCGATGGCAAAGACAATCAGTCTGGAACCCTCGAACAACCGTTTTTAACGATGGCGCCTGCCCTGAATCACATTGAGAAAAACGCAGGCAAAGATAATGTCACTATCTATTTTCGGGAAGGAACCTACCACCTCAACGCCCCCGTCGTTTTACAGCCAAAACATTCAGGGTCTGACAATGGCGAAATTCTGTTTACCAATTGGCAAGACGAAGCAGTCACCATCAGCGGCGGGTTTGAGATGGAACTCGACTGGTCGCGAAACCAGGACGGCGCCTATCAAGCAAACGTGGACGCACAATTTGATGAACTCTATGTGAACAACCAGCGCTACCGCATGGCGCGTTTTCCAAACTTTGATCCAAACGCGAAATTCTTCGGCGGTACATCAAAAGAAGCGATCTCGCCTGACCAAATCAAAACGTGGGCAAACCCAATCGGCGGCTATCTTCACGCGCTACATGAAGGCATGTGGGGCAGCAAGCACTACCAAATCGAAGGCGTCAACAACGATGATTCACTGCAACTAAGAGGCGGCTGGCAAGAAAACCGTGGCGGCGGCTTTGACGACCACTATCGCGGCGGCTATCACAAAGACCATCTGTTTGTTGAGAACATCCAGGAAGAACTCGACGCCCCTGGCGAATGGTTTTATGACGGGGCGTCAAGTATGCTCTATGTGATTCCACGCAATGATGATGACCTGAATTCAGCAACAGTCATTGCAACCCGGTTACATGAATTGATTCAACTGCAAGGAACTGAAGACAGCCCAATCAAGAACATACATTTTAAAAACCTGAAATTTCAATACACATCGCGAATTTTCATGCAGCCGTATGAACGCTTGCTGCGCGGCGACTGGTCAATCGCCCGGCTGTCAGCGCTTCGGCTCAAGAATACAGAAGATTGCTCGGTTTCAAATTGTGAATTCACCAACCTGGGCGGCAACGCGGTCTTTCTTGATGGATACAACCGCCAGGCGCAGGTCATCAATAATTACTTTAAAAATATCGGCGAGAGTGCAATCTGCATCATTGGCGATTTTGACGCAGTACGCTCTCCAGCAATCAGCTACAGCAATACGCTGCCGCAAGACGAGATCGACCTGACGCCGGGACCGAAATCAAACCAATATCCAGTTCAATGTTTGATTGAAGGCAATTTGATTCACGACATTGGAACGATCGGCAAACAAACTGCGGGCGTGATCGTCTCAATGGCGGAAGAGATCACCATTCGCCATAACACAATTTTTAATATTCCCCGCGCGGCGATTTGCATCAACGACGGTTGTTGGGGCGGGCATATCATTGAATATAACGACGCGTTCGACACCGTGCGCGAGTCGGGCGACCACGGGCCGTTCAACAGTTGGGGGCGCGACCGCTTTTGGAAAACCTCCTACAACGGCGGCAGAGATATCGAGCCCTTCGCCAAAGAGCGCGCCTTGCTCGACAATTACAAAACGACTCACATTCGATTGAACCGCTTCGCCCACGACGCAGGCCACTCATGGGGCATCGACCTGGATGACGGTTCCAGCAATTACCATGTCTACAAAAATTTATGCATCGGCATGGGCGTGAAACTGCGCGAAGGGTTCTACCGCCGGGTTGAGAACAACGTAATCATTAATGGATTCGGCGGGTTTCACATTTGGTTCCCTGGCTGCGACGATGTGATTGAACGCAATATCTTCGTCAGCGACAAGCCCTATCAATTCATCCGCGCCAACCCGTCTTACGCAAAATCATTCGACAACAATCTGTTTTTCAACAATGGCGACGCGCCTATGGTGACCGGTGTCGGCGATCCGATGGCCATCAACGCATGGCAAAAAAAAGGGTTCGATAAAAACTCGCTGGTCGCCGATCCAAAATTCATCAACCCAAGCGCGGGCGATTACCGCGTCAAAGACGACTCGCCAGCAATCAAACTGGGGTTTGAAAATTTCCCCATGGACCGCTTTGGCGTAACCCGTGATGACTTTAAAACTATCGTAGACAATTACCGACAGGCGCATCCTCAGAACAAAAATTCTGGCGATATTGCCGCTAAGAGAAAACCGAATCCCCAGCGGTTCCTTGGCGCCGCCATCGACAATTTAATTGGCAAAGACCAGATGTCAGCGGCGGGAATGATCAAAGAGGCGGGCGTACGATTTGTCGCCGTCCCCACTGAGAGCGAAGCCTATCGTTTGGGCGTTCGAGAAGGCGATGTCTTGATTCACATTAACAATACCGAAATCGAAACCGTATCCGACTGCCTGCGCGTCTACAAAAACACAAGCGAACAAAACGTGACCTTTACTTTGCATAATGCAACTGAAAGGACGATTCGCGTTAGATAAGAAGCAGAGTTTTATAGCGTGGGTGCAACTCTGTGAGCGCCTGTGCGAAAGGGCCTGAAAGCCCGCACCGAAGCGAAGCGAGTTGTAGCCATGCCACATACAACCACTATTAAAAAGTATCCAATTTACGGAAGAACCGAAAAATCGTCAAGTTTATATTTAATTCATCGTCGCCAAAAACTCTTTGGCGACCGACTTGGGGGCAACCTTATGTTCATCAACTTGAAGGTTGAGTTCCTGCATGGTTTGGTTATCTAACGAACCCGCCAATTGGGACAGCAAGCCTTTCAACTCAGGGTGGAGATCGAACACAGCGGTCCGCGCCACTGGCGCGGCGTAATAGGGCGGAAAGAAATGCAGATCATCCTCCAACGCAACCAAATCATAAACAGAAATGCGCCCATCCGTTGAGAATCCACAAATCACATCGACATTGTTGTTGGCGATCGCCTCATACATTAGCCCCGGCTCTAAATCAACAACCTTTGCGAATGGTAGGCCATATTGTTCCCGTAACTGGGGCCACCCGTCTTGGCGTTCCATAAACTCCGCCGTAAAGCCAGCAGTCAATTCTCCCGCGAACGATTGCAGGCCGCTGATGGATTTCACGTTCCATTTTTCAGCGTCTTCACGTCGGACAGTAATGGTGTATGTATTATTCAATCCAAACGCAGGCAACCATTCACATTGAAATTCTTCGAGATATTTTTGTTGAACAAATTTGAACGTCCGCGTCGCATCCTGTATGGTATTTTGGCCCAGTACATTCATGTAGGCAGTGCCCGTGTATTCAGGATAGAGATCAATCTCGCCTGCGAGCAACGCCTGATGGCAGACCATTGTTCCTCCCAGGTTCCATTTGCGAACGACCTTTAGTTTCGTATTTTGTTCGATCATTTGCGCAATGATTTCACCGAGAATGATCTGCTCGGTAAAATTTTTACAGCCAAGTACCACCGTCTGGCTGCGATCAATTCCACATTGAGACAACAGCAAAACACACACGCAAATCAATCCGCAGAAAGTGTACGCGCGGGCCGCCAGAATTTTAGATTTCATTATCTTTCTTCCATGAGACAGAATGTTCAATCGCGCCAATCGCCTTATCTAAAAGAATCGCCAGAATTCCCGCAGGGACGGCGCCCAATAAAATCAGGCGCGTATTGTTCATCGACAGGCCCCGGTTGATAAAATCACCCAGACCGCCAGCGCCAATAAACGCCGAGAGGGTTGCGATGCCGACGCAAATCACGGCGGCGGTGCGAATCCCGGCGATGATGGTGGGCAACGCAGTCGGCAACTCAATGAGCCATAGACGTTGCGAACGCGAAAACCCCAATCCATCGGCGGCTTCGAGTATCGCATCGTCAATTTCATTCATTCCAGTGTAGGTATTTCTTGCAATCGGCAATAGCGCATAGAGGATTAACGCAACCAGAGCCGGAGCGACGCCGATCCCGAGAAATGGAAGAAGAAACGCCAGCATAGCTAAGCTGGGGATGGTTTGAATAATGCCCGCAATCGTAAAGAAAACCTTGCGAACCGTCCGGTTACGCACAGCCAACACGCCAGCAGGCACTCCAATGAAAACAGCGCCGAAGACGGCGCCGCAAGAAAGAATAATATGTTCGCCCGTTTTTTGTCCAAGGTCGGGCAAGCGCTCTACGATGAAACGAAAGAGAGATTCATCCATCATTCATTTCCTTGCACCAACTGTAGTTGCCGTTTGGGTTTTTCAAACAACTCGCGTACAAATTCCGTGGCGGGAGACTGCATCAATTCATTGGGAACGCCAATTTGATCTATGCGACCGTGGTTCATCACTGCAATCCGGTCAGCCAACGTAAGCGCTTCAAACAAATCATGCGTTACAAAGACGATGGTCTTGGCCATGCGGAGCCTGATTTTCATCAACTCTTGCTGCAAATCGTCGCGGGTAATCGCATCCAGTGCGCCAAACGGTTCATCCATGAGCAAATAGTCAGGGTCCGCCGCCAACGCGCGCGCAACGCCGACCCTCTGTTTTTGACCGCCCGAGAGTTCGTTTGGATAGCGCTTGGCGTATTGCTCGGGGTCTAAACCGACGATGCCTAACCATTCGAACGCCTTGTCTTTTCGTTCGAAGGCTGATCGCCCCTGTAGCCGCAGCACGATTGAAACATTGTCTTCAACCGTTAGATGAGGAAATAATCCAATCCCTTGAAACACATATCCCATCGAACGCCGCAACGCAACAGGATCAACCGTCTTGATGTCGCGCCCGTCGACTTCGATTAAACCACTCGACGGCAGAACCAAACCATTGATCATTTTTAAGGTCGTGGTCTTGCCGCAGCCGGAAGAACCCAGAAGGACAAGCGTTTCGCCCTTATGGATTTCAAGACAGAGGTCTCGAACAACAAACTCTCCGTCTTCACTGAAGGATTTACATACATTTGTCAAACAGATCATTCAGGCGAAACTCAAGCCATCTCAGCGAGCCAGGCTCTGGGGATGTCCGCCAGTTTCTGGGCGACAATAGCGTAGTAATACAAAGGTGAATTGTCGGTCGCCACCCGGTGTTGATATTTTTCTTGCACATGAATCGACACGATATCGTTGTCAATCATCTTTTTAAACAGCCGGGAAAACCCGGAGCTGTCTTTTCCGCTCAAAAACAGGTCTTTGATGTTAAACGCAATCCAACCTTCTTTTGAAATTAAATTAAACGCCCGCGCATACGCCAGCGGAGGCAAATCATCGAAGCCCAGCGCGGCGACCGAGACCAAACTGTTTAGTTTATACATCAAGATATCTTCTTCGATACTCTCAGGGATATCGGTCAAATCAATCGCAAAATAATCGTCATATACGTTGGGGCGGTCGCGATAGGCGGCCAATTTGGCTTCAATCAAAATATCAACGCCAACCACAAAGGAAACGCCATGCTGCTTCATTAATTCGCCGACCATTCCGTTTCCTGAGCCAATTTCAAGCACACGCAACTGATCTTCCGACAAACCGCGCTTTCTGATCTCATCAAAGAAAAAATCACATACGGTTTCCGGCGAACAACAACGCAGGTGATCATAAAAAATTTTCTCGTAGAGGCCTGGAATCGAATAAATTTCATCATAGTCGTGAAAGCGGATGCGCTTTTCAACGCCGTCTAATGAAATCGTGCAAAATTCTTCATCTTGGGTAAACTTTTTATCGGGAAAATCAACGCCAATGTCATCGCTGACTTCAAGAAACACATCGGTGTCTGTGCCTGTAGCATTATCGACAATCATTTCATCACTCCCTTACTGGCTTAATCTTTAACATCTTATTTTATTCGTGCACGAAGTATATTAGAAAAAAATCACCCGAACTCTTCATCCAACGGCTGTGTGATTGCACCCGAAGTCAGAATCGGCGATGCTTCGATTTCTTTTGCTTCCATCATTGACGCAATCCGCTGCAGCGAAGACAACAACGTGTTCTGCTCCCATTCCTCTAATTTCACAAACTCGCTGACAAAGCGTTCCTGAAGAGGAGACGGCGCGTTTTTTAGGACTTCTTGACCCAGCGGCGTCAGGGAAACGAATACTTGCCGCTTGTCTTGAGAACTTCTTTTTCTCTCGATAAATACGCGCTTTTCCAGCCGATTGATAATTTCTGTCGTTGTCGCGTTGCTTAAATGAATTCGCTTGGCAATATCGCCCGCCGAACTTGAACCGTCTCCACTCAAGTGCTGCATTAAAAGCAACTGCGGGCCAGTGATTCCATAATTGCGAACGAGGTCTTTCGAATGGAGGTCAATCGCGCGGGTAATTCGACGAATCGCAACAAGCACGTTATTACAAATTGGATTTTTTTGATCTGGCATTCATGTGACCTCAATAACAGTATACAGTTTTTCGTGTACGAAATAAAGTAGAGATACATTTTTCACACTGTAAATCCTGGATTTGATGCGCCAGCCGGTGTTTTTATTAACGTAAAACATAAAAATGAAACATCAAAGCGCTCTGCTTTACGATAAACTACCTGAACATGGCATTCATATTATGACATAATCCACTGATTGAGATAATTCAATGAAAGATAGGATATTTAATATGTTTCTCATTCGATCTTCACGATTAAGTATTGTTTTTGGCTGTATTCTATCGCTTTTTCTAGTAATGGCTTCTCATGCGCAACCGCGCGGCCCGCAAGTGGTTTCACCGGAAGTCAGTGAAGACGGGCAGGTCGCATTTCGCATCCTCGCGCCGAATGCGACCTCGGTCAAACTCAATGGCGGCGATATCCCCGGTTTAGACCAGGGCGCAGACTTAACCAAAAATGACGAGGGCGTTTGGGAAGTCTCCATGAGAATCGCCCCCGGCGCCTACCGCTACACATTCAATGTCGATGGGACTCCCGTTGTCGATCCACGCAACCCCACGGTCAGCGAATCAAACCAAAATGTCTGGAGCATGGTCTATGTTCCGGGCGCAGATTATATGGACGCGAATAACGTCCCGCACGGCGCCGTCTCAACCATCAATTATTATTCGTCATCGTTAGAACGCTTCCGCAGAATGCAAATCTATACGCCGCCGGGTTATGAATCCAATCAAGAGACATACCCCGTCTTTTATTTATTGCACGGCGCCTCCGACAGCGACGTAGCATGGACAACCGTTGGCCGGGCGGGCTTTATTCTCGACAACCTCATCGCCGCAAAAAAAGCCAAGCCGATGATCGTGGTCATGCCAGCCGGACACACAAATTCATCTCGCGGTTCTCGCGGTGAATTTGAAGAAGATTTCAATACTGATATTTTGCCGTACGTTGAGTCGCACTATCGCGTCTTGGCTGACCGCAATCATCGCGCCATTGCCGGGCTTTCGATGGGCGGCGCCCAGACGCTTAACATCTCCATTCCCCATTTAGACCAGTTTGCTTACATCGGCGTTTATAGTTCCGGCGTCTTTGGCCTGGCGGGCAACCGGGGCAACCGTCCAGCGCCGACTTTTGAAGAAGACCACAAAGAAATGCTCGCCAATGATGAATTAAAGAAAAGCGTAAAATTGTTCTGGTTCGCCACCGGCAAAGACGATTTTCTGATCGAAACCTCACGCGCCACCGTCGAACTGTTCAAGAAACATAAATTCGACGTGGTGTATAAAGAAACAGAAGGCGGACACACCTGGATCAACTGGCGCGAATACCTCAACGAATTCACGCCCCAATTGTTTCAATAACCGGAGAGATGAATACGGCGGCAACCGTGTTCAAAAAAAATAACATTCATACCACACAAAAACAAAGCGGGCGTTTGAGTGATCTCAGGCGTCCGCTTTTTCATTCCGTTTTGATCAAGACGAATCTATCCGCGCTCGTCCCAAAGTTCAGCAACCAGGCTTCCCATCAGGCCCATGCCCATTTGTTGGGTTGCGCGGTAGGGATTGCGCTGCAACGCCTCTCCGCCAACATTGCCTGGAGCAACGCCCGTCAACCAACCGTCAAGCGTAAGTTTTCTTTTGAGACCCTGTAACGCAAGACGAGACGCACTCAGATATTTGTCATCCACCCATCCACAACGCACCGCCGCCGCAATCGCCGCTGCAATGCCGGAGGTTCCCGATGTATCCGCTGGCGTAGTTGCATCATGTACAAAGGTGTGCCACAAGCCGTCATCGCGCTGGTATTGAACGATCCAATCCGCGCAGCGTTGGATTTCCTCAATGATATCATCAACGCCGGATTTACGCCCCGACGCTTCCAAGGTGCGCACCATGCCGATGTAGTACCAGCAGATCCCACGGCACCAATTCTGAAAATAATATTCGCCGGACTGCTTACGCCGCAAATAGAGTGAACCGTCATGCACCAATTCGCGAATGTGATATCGAATTTGATTGAGCGCTTCATCGACGAGGTCTTCATCGTTACGTTGTCGCCCGATCACAGCCAATGGATACGCGACCGTATAATTCGTTTCTGTAACGATGTTGCTCCCGTCGCTCATCACGCCGTCAGGACGGCGTTTTTCAAACCACTTCTTGATTGCAAAATCAATCGAGCGGTGGTCGGGGCGAACATGCGCCAGCGTCGACCAGGTCAGCGTGTTCTCCATCCCCGGAACATCAGGCGCCGTCTTACCTTCCGGCCAGATGAGGCGCTCAAAGTACACATCGAGTTGATCGTTGATTGCTTTTTGAAAACGCTTTTGCTTTGAGAACCGCGCCAGCATCCACAGGCCGTCCATCACCGCCCCGCTGCGCCAACAAAACTCGTTCAAACTTTCATACGACGCCATGCGTTGCAAGAATTGTTCGAGCCGGTCGGTCTCTTCCAATGGAACAAACAAATGCGGCATGAATGCAGGCGCGCGGCCAAACTCACTGGCTGGATCTGACACAAACCATAATGGAACGTCTCCAACCGATTGCCGTAATACGACGCCCTCTTTTATCACCGCAGCAAGATATTCATCTGCAATCGGCGCATCAATCGGCTGGAACAACGCGGGGTTGCGGATTTCAAATTTGGCAATCACCGTCTTGCTTTTTGCCAACAGCAGTTCGA includes these proteins:
- a CDS encoding right-handed parallel beta-helix repeat-containing protein, with product MNLNHLMRGIILLTLFITFPGSTRAAEFFISLDGKDNQSGTLEQPFLTMAPALNHIEKNAGKDNVTIYFREGTYHLNAPVVLQPKHSGSDNGEILFTNWQDEAVTISGGFEMELDWSRNQDGAYQANVDAQFDELYVNNQRYRMARFPNFDPNAKFFGGTSKEAISPDQIKTWANPIGGYLHALHEGMWGSKHYQIEGVNNDDSLQLRGGWQENRGGGFDDHYRGGYHKDHLFVENIQEELDAPGEWFYDGASSMLYVIPRNDDDLNSATVIATRLHELIQLQGTEDSPIKNIHFKNLKFQYTSRIFMQPYERLLRGDWSIARLSALRLKNTEDCSVSNCEFTNLGGNAVFLDGYNRQAQVINNYFKNIGESAICIIGDFDAVRSPAISYSNTLPQDEIDLTPGPKSNQYPVQCLIEGNLIHDIGTIGKQTAGVIVSMAEEITIRHNTIFNIPRAAICINDGCWGGHIIEYNDAFDTVRESGDHGPFNSWGRDRFWKTSYNGGRDIEPFAKERALLDNYKTTHIRLNRFAHDAGHSWGIDLDDGSSNYHVYKNLCIGMGVKLREGFYRRVENNVIINGFGGFHIWFPGCDDVIERNIFVSDKPYQFIRANPSYAKSFDNNLFFNNGDAPMVTGVGDPMAINAWQKKGFDKNSLVADPKFINPSAGDYRVKDDSPAIKLGFENFPMDRFGVTRDDFKTIVDNYRQAHPQNKNSGDIAAKRKPNPQRFLGAAIDNLIGKDQMSAAGMIKEAGVRFVAVPTESEAYRLGVREGDVLIHINNTEIETVSDCLRVYKNTSEQNVTFTLHNATERTIRVR
- a CDS encoding glycine betaine ABC transporter substrate-binding protein → MKSKILAARAYTFCGLICVCVLLLSQCGIDRSQTVVLGCKNFTEQIILGEIIAQMIEQNTKLKVVRKWNLGGTMVCHQALLAGEIDLYPEYTGTAYMNVLGQNTIQDATRTFKFVQQKYLEEFQCEWLPAFGLNNTYTITVRREDAEKWNVKSISGLQSFAGELTAGFTAEFMERQDGWPQLREQYGLPFAKVVDLEPGLMYEAIANNNVDVICGFSTDGRISVYDLVALEDDLHFFPPYYAAPVARTAVFDLHPELKGLLSQLAGSLDNQTMQELNLQVDEHKVAPKSVAKEFLATMN
- a CDS encoding ABC transporter permease translates to MMDESLFRFIVERLPDLGQKTGEHIILSCGAVFGAVFIGVPAGVLAVRNRTVRKVFFTIAGIIQTIPSLAMLAFLLPFLGIGVAPALVALILYALLPIARNTYTGMNEIDDAILEAADGLGFSRSQRLWLIELPTALPTIIAGIRTAAVICVGIATLSAFIGAGGLGDFINRGLSMNNTRLILLGAVPAGILAILLDKAIGAIEHSVSWKKDNEI
- a CDS encoding ATP-binding cassette domain-containing protein, yielding MICLTNVCKSFSEDGEFVVRDLCLEIHKGETLVLLGSSGCGKTTTLKMINGLVLPSSGLIEVDGRDIKTVDPVALRRSMGYVFQGIGLFPHLTVEDNVSIVLRLQGRSAFERKDKAFEWLGIVGLDPEQYAKRYPNELSGGQKQRVGVARALAADPDYLLMDEPFGALDAITRDDLQQELMKIRLRMAKTIVFVTHDLFEALTLADRIAVMNHGRIDQIGVPNELMQSPATEFVRELFEKPKRQLQLVQGNE
- a CDS encoding class I SAM-dependent methyltransferase, encoding MIVDNATGTDTDVFLEVSDDIGVDFPDKKFTQDEEFCTISLDGVEKRIRFHDYDEIYSIPGLYEKIFYDHLRCCSPETVCDFFFDEIRKRGLSEDQLRVLEIGSGNGMVGELMKQHGVSFVVGVDILIEAKLAAYRDRPNVYDDYFAIDLTDIPESIEEDILMYKLNSLVSVAALGFDDLPPLAYARAFNLISKEGWIAFNIKDLFLSGKDSSGFSRLFKKMIDNDIVSIHVQEKYQHRVATDNSPLYYYAIVAQKLADIPRAWLAEMA
- a CDS encoding MarR family winged helix-turn-helix transcriptional regulator — protein: MPDQKNPICNNVLVAIRRITRAIDLHSKDLVRNYGITGPQLLLMQHLSGDGSSSAGDIAKRIHLSNATTTEIINRLEKRVFIERKRSSQDKRQVFVSLTPLGQEVLKNAPSPLQERFVSEFVKLEEWEQNTLLSSLQRIASMMEAKEIEASPILTSGAITQPLDEEFG
- a CDS encoding alpha/beta hydrolase-fold protein, encoding MFLIRSSRLSIVFGCILSLFLVMASHAQPRGPQVVSPEVSEDGQVAFRILAPNATSVKLNGGDIPGLDQGADLTKNDEGVWEVSMRIAPGAYRYTFNVDGTPVVDPRNPTVSESNQNVWSMVYVPGADYMDANNVPHGAVSTINYYSSSLERFRRMQIYTPPGYESNQETYPVFYLLHGASDSDVAWTTVGRAGFILDNLIAAKKAKPMIVVMPAGHTNSSRGSRGEFEEDFNTDILPYVESHYRVLADRNHRAIAGLSMGGAQTLNISIPHLDQFAYIGVYSSGVFGLAGNRGNRPAPTFEEDHKEMLANDELKKSVKLFWFATGKDDFLIETSRATVELFKKHKFDVVYKETEGGHTWINWREYLNEFTPQLFQ
- a CDS encoding glycoside hydrolase family 88 protein, whose protein sequence is MTQDILRRTFIAGAAGLAATWSRAAVSVDENEPYLRIAGLTVFRGDQLNSKSELEVMMGWSVFSTPPAGEGNSAEIQFSTNKPINNASFRITVGVRDRKNKQLELLLAKSKTVIAKFEIRNPALFQPIDAPIADEYLAAVIKEGVVLRQSVGDVPLWFVSDPASEFGRAPAFMPHLFVPLEETDRLEQFLQRMASYESLNEFCWRSGAVMDGLWMLARFSKQKRFQKAINDQLDVYFERLIWPEGKTAPDVPGMENTLTWSTLAHVRPDHRSIDFAIKKWFEKRRPDGVMSDGSNIVTETNYTVAYPLAVIGRQRNDEDLVDEALNQIRYHIRELVHDGSLYLRRKQSGEYYFQNWCRGICWYYIGMVRTLEASGRKSGVDDIIEEIQRCADWIVQYQRDDGLWHTFVHDATTPADTSGTSGIAAAIAAAVRCGWVDDKYLSASRLALQGLKRKLTLDGWLTGVAPGNVGGEALQRNPYRATQQMGMGLMGSLVAELWDERG